Proteins from a genomic interval of Panthera uncia isolate 11264 chromosome C1 unlocalized genomic scaffold, Puncia_PCG_1.0 HiC_scaffold_4, whole genome shotgun sequence:
- the ANKRD34A gene encoding ankyrin repeat domain-containing protein 34A, whose protein sequence is MLHTEGHALLRAVGQGKLRLARLLLEGGAYVNEGDAQGETALMAACRARYDDPQNKARMVRYLLEQGADPNIADRLGRTALMHACAGGGGAAVASLLLAHGADPSVRDHAGASALVHALDRGDRETLATLLDACKAKGTEVIIITTDTSPSGTKKTRQYLNSPPSPGVEDPAPAPPSPGVCTSPSEIQLQAAGGGGGGGGGGGGGGRGLLSPRAQEEEEKRDVFEFPLPKPPDDPSPSEPLPKPPRHPPKPLKRLNSEPWGLVAPPQPVPPAEGRPGIERLTAEFNGLTLTGRPRLSRRHSTEGPEDPPPWAEKVTGGGPLSRRNTAPEAQESGPPAGLRQKLSRMEPVELDTPGNICPDSPECSRLSLERRRYSASPLTLPPAGSAPSPRQSQESLPGAVSPLSGRRRSPGLLERRGSGTLLLDHIAQTRPGFLPPLNVSPHPPIPDIRPQPGGRAPSLPAPPQAGAPGSPRTKRKLVRRHSMQTEQIRLLGGFQSLGGPGEPGR, encoded by the coding sequence ATGCTGCACACCGAGGGCCACGCTCTTCTTCGGGCCGTGGGTCAGGGTAAGCTACGCTTGGCCCGTTTGCTTCTGGAGGGAGGCGCCTACGTGAATGAGGGTGATGCCCAGGGTGAGACTGCGCTAATGGCGGCCTGTCGGGCCCGTTACGACGACCCCCAGAACAAGGCACGCATGGTACGCTACCTCCTGGAGCAAGGCGCTGACCCCAACATCGCAGACCGCCTGGGGCGCACCGCGCTCATGCACGCTTgcgccgggggtgggggcgccgcCGTGGCTTCGCTGCTCCTTGCCCACGGTGCAGACCCCTCAGTGAGAGATCACGCGGGAGCCTCGGCGCTTGTCCACGCCCTGGACCGCGGGGACCGTGAGACCCTTGCCACGCTGCTGGACGCCTGTAAGGCCAAGGGCACGGaggtcatcatcatcaccaccgaCACCTCTCCCTCGGGAACCAAGAAGACACGGCAGTATCTCAATTCCCCACCGTCCCCGGGGGTGGAGGACCCGGCTCCCGCTCCTCCTAGCCCGGGGGTCTGCACTTCGCCTTCGGAAATCCAACTGCAggctgcaggaggaggaggaggaggaggtggaggaggaggaggaggaggacggggGTTGCTGTCCCCTCGCgctcaggaagaagaggagaagcgGGACGTATTCGAATTCCCTCTTCCTAAACCCCCCGATGACCCCTCCCCTTCTGAGCCGCTCCCCAAACCACCCCGTCACCCTCCAAAACCACTCAAAAGGCTCAACTCCGAGCCCTGGGGCCTAGTGGCCCCTCCTCAACCTGTCCCGCCCGCGGAAGGGAGGCCGGGGATCGAGCGCCTGACCGCCGAATTCAACGGCCTGACCCTGACCGGTCGACCCCGTCTTTCCAGACGTCACAGCACTGAAGGCCCGGAGGACCCGCCTCCGTGGGCGGAGAAAGTGACGGGTGGGGGTCCTCTCTCTCGCCGAAACACTGCGCCAGAAGCTCAGGAGTCCGGTCCCCCTGCGGGGCTGAGGCAGAAACTGAGCCGCATGGAGCCGGTGGAGCTCGATACTCCCGGGAATATTTGCCCCGACTCGCCGGAGTGCAGCCGTTTGTCCCTGGAGCGCCGCCGATACAGCGCCTCCCCGCTGACTCTCCCTCCAGCCGGCTCGGCGCCCTCGCCGCGCCAGTCCCAGGAGAGTCTGCCTGGGGCAGTCTCTCCCCTGAGCGGACGGAGGCGGAGTCCCGGGCTGCTGGAGCGGAGGGGCTCGGGGACGTTGCTCCTGGACCACATCGCGCAAACGCGGCCTGGTTTCCTGCCTCCGCTCAACGtcagcccccaccctcccatccccgaCATTCGCCCCCAACCCGGAGGTCGGGCGCCTTCgctgcccgcccctccccaggcGGGGGCGCCAGGCTCTCCTAGGACCAAGCGCAAGTTGGTGAGGCGCCACTCGATGCAGACTGAGCAGATCCGCCTGCTAGGGGGCTTCCAGAGTCTAGGCGGGCCAGGGGAGCCAGGGCGCTGA